Proteins from a single region of Gossypium arboreum isolate Shixiya-1 chromosome 1, ASM2569848v2, whole genome shotgun sequence:
- the LOC108471579 gene encoding uncharacterized protein LOC108471579, with protein MQVQPPLLEKEITMLFINTLKAPFITYMIGSTTKSFADIVMAGEMIENAIRGGKIEGEAAKRSAIRRKDNEVNNISNFNSKEITVGQPKVAAVGQQGSQMQESGTRHERMQFIPIPVTYRELYQSLYDVHAIASFHLKPLQPPYPKWYNAKARCEYHAGISGHSIENCTGFKKAVERLIKMGVVKFDSTPNTENPLPNHDIQGVNAIGEASERRMKKNVAEVRMPMKVIWEEMMKRGMIISRREREKMGNYCELHGEEGHETQNCEEFRALVQGFIDNKELQIFEGSSYKREISMLKGEQKGTSRPRIIISLPRNNEVGTPAVPKVIIHKPTHFPYKDSNRVPWSYDCSVTVSEEENIASASKDVQVEGSHTRSGKRYDTKGIRVEPTKTKGVEVEKEKETELPINEPVKREEAKEFLKEALMKVLNETYVTHDITVNKLDRLVNNISADNFIYFNDDEIPSGAGGQLKPCTSQLDARGTHSQASGAVPSSLHQKLKLVTDGRLITINAEKDIIAAVTSKAPYVETNEESIECSFRFLKFVNATFILEGSKLLVSKIAKATRMAL; from the exons atgcaagttcaaccaccaTTGTTGGAGAAAGAGATCACCATGTTGTTTATCAACACTctgaaggctccattcattaCTTATATGATTGGAAGCACTACCAAAAGTTTTGCGGACATAGTCATGGcgggagagatgattgagaatgccataagaggTGGAAAAATTGAGGGGGAAGCGGCTAAAAGATCGGCCATAAGGAGAAAAGACAATGAGGTGAACAACATAAGTAACTTCAACTCGAAGGAAATTacagttggtcaacccaaagtAGCTGCGGTTGGGCAACAGGGTTCTCAAATGCAGGAATCGGGCACAAGGCACGAGAGGATGCAATTCATacctatccctgtgacgtatcgtgagctttatcaaagtttaTACGATGTACATGCTATTGCTTCTTTCCACTTAAAACCATTACAGCCTCCATATCCTAAATGGTATAATGCAAAAGCCAGATGTGAGTACCACGCTGGAATATCGGGGCACTCAATTGAAAATTGTACCGGATTCAAGAAGGCCGTGGAGAGGTTGATCAAGATGGGGGTTGTAAAATTCGATAGTACCCCAAATACTGAAAACCCTTTGCCAAATCATGACATTCAAGGAGTAAATGCCATTGGCGAAGCTAGTGAGAGAAGGATGAAGAAAAATGTTGCTGAGGTGAGGATGCCTATGAAGGTGATTTGGGAAGAGATGATGAAGAGAGGGATGATAATCTCTAGGagagaaagagaaaaaatggGGAACTACTGTGAGCTCCATGGAGAAGAGGGTCATGAGACCCAAAATTGTGAAGAATTCAGAGCCTTGGTGCAAGGCTTTATCGATAATAAAGAGCTACAAATTTTTGAAGGTAGCTCTTATAAAAGAGAAATAAGTATGCTAAAAGGTGAACAAAAAGGAACCAGCCGGCCGAGGATCATTATCTCCCTGCCAAGGAATAACGAAGTGGGGACACCAGCAGTGCCCAAGGTCATTATCCATAAACCTACTcatttcccttacaaggatagcAATAGAGTACCATGGAGTTATGACTGTAGTGTGACAGTGTCGGAAGAAGAAAATATAGCCAGTGCATCTAAAGACGTACAAGTTGAAGGTTCCCACACGCGgagtgggaagcgttatgataCGAAGGGCATCAGAGTGGAGCCCACAAAAACAAAAGGTGTCGAGGTTGAGAAGGAGAAAGAGACCGAATTACCCATCAATGAGCCAGTAAAGAGggaggaggctaaggaatttctaaa GGAGGCGTTGATGAAGGtacttaacgaaacatatgtcacccatgacataaCCGTTAATAAGCTAGACCGATTGGTGAACAACATTAGCGCGGAtaatttcatttactttaatgatgatgaaatcccatCGGGGGCAGGGGGTCAACTAAAGCCTTGCACATCACAACTCGATGCAAGGGGTACACACTCCCAAGCGT CGGGAGCAGTACCCTCGTCGTTGCACCAGAAATTGAAATTAGTGACCGATGgacggttaataaccatcaatgcggagaAGGACATTATAGCCGCAGTCACTAGCAAAGCCCCTTATGTGGAGACGAATGAAGAGTCTATTGAGTGCTCCTTCCGCTTTTTAAAATTTGTGAATGCAACTTTCATTTTGGAGGGGAGCAAGCTACTGGTGTCAAAGATAGCAAAAGCTACGAGAATGGCTCTATGA